From the genome of Bacteroidia bacterium, one region includes:
- a CDS encoding SpoIIE family protein phosphatase, which yields MQSTNWAHILKLIGISWVIGFLSLFAQLAVAQTLAFENYTVETGFKSPQVLGIFQSHDNTIWICSSNALNRFDGKSFTSFNEKNGLLSNVVFSINQDKKLRYLVGTYKGLNISIDGRTFGRAADPDSIAAKGVLKVFIDSRGRILLGTADGVGELKDTVVVRFAEKTQLDGKSIMNIDEDREGNLWFSTTKGIFKLDSKSNITKFDGFNGIVYNAANAVFEVGGGVYWFLCYSGLYEYNSHHLPNPTTGIPELKHVVIPGLSDDSTKTKFFAYSKDKQGGVWLGAEDGLYYVINRQAIRYTEADGLVTTDIFRIFEDKEGNMWFGSKRNGISKLLSRRFLNYKHKGLNGEIEALYKDHYGTIYAGSPEGGFVLRNNHFDSITGIKIPFVSSILVLEDQEQLFGNRSYIYRYNGKTFKELPYKSPTRGIYKVKSFKMLETNLHEVLVATNNGVWKIDRDSIRLSEGLRKYIGEEIVHDLYQDEKGNIWVGTAKGLKIFTYPDYLPVVFSKLELGLKLPVKQIVRSDAGEYFFATDNGMFRWDGKELYKYNDENSALPNNQVVCIAIDKAGVIWVGLGNGIARIYLDKTDKRKISVRSFDLESGFNGQSCLSRSICIDDKTGHIYFGTPKGIVVFRPEYDIPNTTPPYLMFTDIQLLKDTADWSLFEMDSMGANNLPIGVKLPYNKNHLTFKFVGVSNYYPLKIRYQYYLKGYEKTWREPTTKNEETYPELPPGDYEFFVKSCNADGVWNAEPISFKFTIEPPFYRTWWFYGIIGLIIASGIFSYIQINLANRKITSQNEQISRQKELIEKKNNEVLDSINYAKTIQEAILPPDRSFIESFTGAFVLYVPKDIVSGDFYWIEKIGKKVVFAVVDCTGHGVPGAFMSIVGHNALNQAVKENKILSASKILDYLNNYVNETLHTANISENGRKVRDGMDMSLCVFDTETLVIEFAGAYNPLVLIRDQELTEIKADRRPIGSTDLYGDQMFKNNVIQLQRNDRIYLFSDGYADQFGGPEGKKFYKGRFKETLKLMQGEPMAVQKAILIETFTKWKGDFEQVDDICIIGVQV from the coding sequence ATGCAATCAACAAATTGGGCACATATCCTAAAACTAATTGGGATTTCTTGGGTAATAGGATTTTTGTCCTTATTTGCCCAATTGGCTGTTGCCCAGACTCTTGCGTTTGAAAATTATACTGTAGAAACCGGGTTTAAGTCACCTCAGGTTTTGGGTATTTTTCAAAGCCACGACAATACCATTTGGATTTGTTCGTCGAATGCCCTTAATCGTTTTGATGGAAAGTCGTTTACCTCGTTTAATGAGAAGAATGGCTTGCTTTCCAATGTGGTTTTTTCTATTAATCAAGACAAGAAGTTAAGGTACCTTGTTGGAACCTATAAAGGGCTGAACATTTCGATTGATGGCCGCACCTTTGGACGAGCTGCGGATCCGGATAGTATAGCGGCCAAGGGTGTTTTAAAAGTATTTATTGATTCGAGAGGACGGATTTTGCTTGGAACTGCTGATGGAGTTGGGGAACTTAAGGATACCGTGGTTGTAAGATTTGCTGAAAAAACTCAGTTGGATGGAAAATCCATTATGAATATTGACGAAGACAGGGAAGGGAACTTATGGTTTAGCACTACCAAAGGGATTTTTAAACTGGATTCTAAATCCAATATTACCAAGTTTGATGGGTTTAATGGAATAGTTTACAATGCAGCCAATGCCGTTTTTGAAGTAGGAGGCGGTGTATATTGGTTTCTATGCTACTCCGGATTGTATGAATACAACTCACATCATTTGCCAAATCCAACTACCGGAATTCCGGAACTTAAACATGTAGTAATTCCCGGGCTTTCGGATGATTCGACCAAAACTAAGTTTTTTGCCTATAGTAAGGATAAGCAAGGTGGCGTATGGTTAGGCGCTGAAGATGGATTGTACTATGTTATCAATCGCCAGGCCATTCGATACACCGAAGCCGATGGTTTGGTAACAACCGATATTTTCAGAATTTTTGAAGATAAAGAAGGAAATATGTGGTTTGGTAGTAAACGGAATGGAATTTCAAAATTGTTGAGCCGTCGTTTTTTAAATTATAAACACAAAGGTCTAAATGGTGAAATAGAAGCTTTGTATAAAGACCATTACGGAACTATCTATGCCGGTAGCCCGGAAGGTGGTTTTGTGCTTCGAAACAACCATTTCGACAGTATTACCGGTATAAAAATTCCTTTTGTAAGTTCGATTTTGGTTCTGGAAGATCAGGAACAATTGTTTGGTAATCGCTCCTACATTTATCGTTACAATGGAAAAACCTTTAAAGAACTTCCATACAAATCTCCAACCCGAGGGATTTACAAGGTAAAGTCCTTTAAAATGCTGGAAACCAATTTGCATGAGGTTTTGGTAGCCACCAACAACGGGGTTTGGAAAATTGATCGGGATAGTATTAGACTTTCTGAAGGGTTAAGAAAATATATTGGGGAAGAAATAGTGCATGATCTTTATCAGGATGAAAAAGGGAATATTTGGGTAGGAACAGCAAAAGGTTTAAAGATTTTCACTTATCCTGATTATTTGCCGGTGGTATTTTCTAAGTTGGAACTGGGTTTGAAGCTTCCTGTAAAACAAATTGTACGTTCCGATGCCGGAGAATACTTTTTTGCTACCGATAACGGAATGTTCCGCTGGGATGGGAAAGAATTATATAAATACAACGACGAAAATTCAGCTCTTCCCAATAATCAGGTGGTGTGTATTGCCATCGATAAAGCCGGGGTAATATGGGTAGGTTTGGGTAATGGTATTGCCCGTATTTATTTGGATAAAACGGATAAACGCAAAATTTCGGTTCGGTCATTCGATTTGGAGTCCGGATTTAACGGACAAAGTTGTTTATCAAGGTCTATTTGTATTGACGATAAAACCGGGCATATTTATTTTGGAACTCCCAAAGGTATTGTGGTATTTAGGCCTGAATACGACATCCCAAATACTACACCGCCTTATTTGATGTTTACCGATATCCAACTTTTAAAAGATACAGCCGATTGGTCTCTTTTCGAAATGGATAGTATGGGTGCAAACAATCTCCCGATAGGAGTAAAGTTGCCCTACAATAAGAACCACCTTACCTTTAAATTTGTAGGTGTTAGTAATTATTATCCATTAAAAATCAGGTATCAATATTACCTTAAGGGATATGAAAAAACATGGAGAGAGCCAACAACCAAAAATGAAGAAACCTATCCGGAATTGCCACCGGGAGATTATGAGTTTTTTGTAAAGTCATGCAATGCCGATGGGGTTTGGAATGCCGAACCTATTTCTTTTAAATTTACCATTGAGCCTCCATTTTACCGCACCTGGTGGTTTTATGGAATCATTGGTTTAATCATTGCTTCGGGTATTTTTTCCTACATTCAGATTAACCTGGCTAACCGTAAAATTACCTCCCAAAACGAACAAATTAGTCGTCAAAAAGAACTTATTGAGAAGAAGAACAACGAGGTGTTGGATAGTATCAACTATGCAAAGACCATTCAGGAAGCTATTCTGCCACCCGATCGTTCCTTTATTGAAAGTTTTACCGGTGCCTTTGTGCTTTATGTACCCAAGGATATTGTAAGCGGTGATTTTTATTGGATTGAGAAAATAGGTAAGAAGGTGGTGTTCGCGGTGGTAGATTGTACCGGGCATGGAGTACCCGGTGCCTTCATGAGTATTGTGGGGCACAATGCACTTAACCAGGCAGTAAAAGAGAATAAAATTCTTTCTGCTTCGAAAATTCTCGATTATCTGAATAACTACGTAAATGAAACTTTACATACCGCCAACATCAGCGAAAATGGCCGCAAAGTGCGCGATGGTATGGATATGTCGTTGTGTGTGTTTGATACCGAAACCCTGGTAATTGAGTTCGCCGGAGCATACAATCCCCTGGTTTTGATTCGTGACCAGGAATTGACGGAGATTAAGGCAGATCGTCGACCTATTGGATCAACGGATTTGTACGGTGATCAAATGTTTAAAAACAATGTGATTCAATTGCAACGCAACGATCGAATTTACTTGTTCTCAGATGGTTATGCCGACCAGTTTGGCGGGCCGGAGGGTAAAAAATTCTACAAAGGTCGATTCAAAGAAACCCTGAAATTGATGCAAGGTGAGCCAATGGCTGTGCAAAAAGCCATTTTAATCGAAACCTTCACGAAGTGGAAAGGCGATTTTGAGCAGGTAGATGATATCTGTATCATTGGTGTTCAGGTTTAG
- a CDS encoding SpoIIE family protein phosphatase, whose protein sequence is MGKISTKKPLLASVFLAFLMLWLNFPSFSQLLNFKNFTTDQGLVQTKVNDVVQDSKGYLWIATDGGLSRFDGKSFVNFTAKDGLGNNKCTRLFIDSKNRLWIAHIYGISLLQGKKIQSFSDSSGIKNREIQSFLEFDNKIWMGGMNGIALFDQGKFTHLPIPNHENKQIKSLSVDHKNRLWIGYGDNGGIILYSNKHFQDFDSFGFAGTEHPLTTIQQLHFDGKAMWIFAAEGIFSFSGDEMKPVKHAGIFLGAEKVHFKSDGSIWMATTNGLAHLEKGQLNYFNENNGLPGSELSTLLIDREGNCWAGCRKGLVMLSSLAFAQFTTNEPNKVFAPTCMAQTSDGRILFNSDPTGLFQLQNNLLSKITIPKQLDEHLFSCILVDKYGSIWLGTADFNGVYRFNPPLGVKQFTGDNGLPDNNIQCLGQDALGRIFAGTSRGLAMFENNQWKTLENPDGSLVFDVKTMHTTKDGKLWLGTSDGKVFSYHNNQFKALPGLEGKINSSITGMASSASKLFIGTDGEGLVIWNGKPSLLTKEQGLLTNEIRFVGCNQDGTTLYCGTQKGLLQLGLGTNGEMSQQKLLSQNEGFFGGECLYGALLITNDHQIWCGTPHGVTRFSPNIPIYTSVAPLVDIVGVDLFYKEPEWKTYADSISNETGFGINPQFSYKDNYLSFRFTGLQFGAPSSVRYQWKLDGFEKDWNRPSTFDEVNYPNLPPGKYVFKVRASSISGLVSQEAQFAFTIKPPFYRTYWFYTLSAIFLLALGIGYIKYREQRLVREKEELEVAVKQRTAELEEQKNIVEQKNADILENINYAKNIQLAILPGNEEISRAFQEHFILFKPQDIVSGDFYWYYHHEDLVWAAAVDCTGHGVPGAFMSMMGNDLLNQAIIEKQITDPALVLANMNHSIRLVFREQNQVVETQQGMDVSLMCLNLKTGLVKFAGAMRPIMAIINKEIKEWEGDKASIGRYTEENYSFSTIEFTIQKGDVLLLFSDGYCDQFGGPKGKKFLTTRFKNILTKHLHDSLEILGDSLYDALDEWQGDLNQVDDILVLGFKY, encoded by the coding sequence ATGGGGAAAATCTCTACAAAAAAACCACTTCTCGCTTCCGTCTTCTTAGCATTTCTGATGCTGTGGTTGAATTTCCCTTCCTTCTCACAACTGCTCAATTTCAAAAACTTCACCACCGACCAAGGCTTGGTTCAAACCAAAGTTAACGACGTTGTTCAAGATTCTAAAGGCTATTTATGGATTGCAACAGATGGAGGATTAAGTCGATTCGATGGAAAAAGCTTTGTAAATTTTACAGCCAAAGACGGCCTCGGTAACAACAAATGTACTCGCCTGTTTATCGATTCTAAAAACCGCCTGTGGATTGCCCATATTTACGGAATTAGCTTACTGCAAGGAAAAAAAATCCAATCCTTTTCCGACTCATCCGGAATTAAAAACCGTGAAATTCAATCCTTCCTTGAGTTCGATAACAAAATCTGGATGGGTGGAATGAACGGAATAGCGCTATTCGATCAAGGGAAATTCACGCACTTACCTATTCCTAACCACGAAAACAAACAGATTAAATCCTTGTCAGTCGATCATAAAAACCGACTCTGGATAGGTTATGGCGACAATGGCGGTATTATCTTATATTCGAATAAACATTTTCAGGATTTCGACTCTTTCGGCTTTGCAGGCACCGAACACCCTCTCACTACCATACAACAACTGCATTTCGATGGTAAAGCCATGTGGATTTTTGCCGCTGAAGGTATTTTTTCCTTTTCGGGCGATGAAATGAAACCGGTTAAACATGCCGGCATATTTCTAGGTGCAGAAAAAGTACACTTTAAATCGGATGGAAGCATTTGGATGGCCACCACCAATGGCTTGGCTCACTTAGAAAAAGGACAACTAAACTATTTCAACGAAAACAACGGACTACCCGGTTCTGAACTGAGTACCTTGCTCATTGACAGAGAAGGGAATTGCTGGGCCGGATGCCGAAAAGGATTGGTCATGCTTAGTTCCTTAGCCTTTGCTCAGTTTACCACCAATGAACCTAACAAGGTTTTTGCTCCAACTTGCATGGCTCAAACCTCCGACGGCCGCATCCTTTTTAACTCCGACCCCACCGGCTTGTTCCAATTACAAAACAACCTGCTTTCCAAAATAACCATTCCTAAACAACTCGATGAACATTTGTTTAGCTGCATTTTAGTCGATAAATACGGAAGCATTTGGCTTGGAACCGCAGACTTTAATGGAGTATATCGATTTAACCCACCTTTAGGAGTTAAGCAATTCACCGGAGATAACGGCTTGCCCGATAACAACATTCAATGCCTGGGACAGGATGCCCTGGGTCGTATTTTTGCCGGAACCAGCCGTGGTTTAGCCATGTTTGAAAACAACCAATGGAAAACGCTGGAAAATCCTGACGGAAGTTTGGTGTTTGATGTAAAAACCATGCATACTACCAAGGATGGTAAACTATGGTTAGGCACCTCCGATGGAAAAGTTTTCTCCTACCACAACAATCAATTTAAAGCATTGCCCGGACTGGAAGGAAAAATAAACTCCTCTATCACCGGAATGGCTTCTTCTGCTTCCAAACTTTTTATTGGTACCGATGGAGAAGGCTTGGTGATTTGGAATGGAAAACCAAGCTTACTAACCAAGGAACAAGGCCTTTTAACCAACGAAATTCGCTTTGTTGGATGCAATCAAGACGGAACCACCTTGTATTGTGGCACCCAAAAAGGCTTGTTGCAACTTGGGCTAGGGACGAATGGAGAAATGTCACAGCAAAAGCTTTTATCACAAAACGAAGGCTTTTTTGGTGGTGAATGCTTGTATGGAGCCTTGCTGATAACAAATGACCATCAAATTTGGTGCGGTACACCTCATGGCGTAACCCGATTTTCACCCAATATTCCTATTTATACCTCCGTTGCACCACTTGTTGATATTGTTGGTGTAGACCTTTTTTATAAAGAACCCGAATGGAAAACCTATGCAGACTCGATTTCAAATGAAACCGGATTTGGTATTAATCCACAATTTTCATACAAAGACAACTACCTTTCGTTTCGATTCACCGGCTTGCAGTTTGGTGCCCCATCCTCTGTTCGCTACCAATGGAAATTAGATGGTTTTGAAAAAGATTGGAATCGTCCTTCCACCTTTGATGAAGTAAACTACCCTAACCTTCCTCCCGGCAAGTATGTTTTTAAAGTAAGAGCGTCCTCTATCTCCGGTTTAGTAAGTCAGGAAGCGCAATTTGCTTTTACTATTAAACCACCGTTTTATCGAACGTATTGGTTTTATACTTTATCTGCCATTTTTCTGCTTGCCCTGGGTATAGGCTATATCAAATACCGTGAACAACGACTTGTTCGAGAAAAAGAAGAATTAGAAGTAGCCGTCAAGCAACGTACAGCCGAATTAGAAGAACAGAAGAATATAGTTGAACAAAAGAATGCCGATATTCTGGAAAACATCAACTATGCGAAAAACATTCAACTCGCCATTTTGCCGGGAAATGAAGAAATTTCCAGGGCTTTCCAGGAGCATTTCATCCTTTTCAAACCTCAAGACATTGTAAGTGGTGATTTTTATTGGTATTACCATCACGAAGACCTGGTTTGGGCCGCCGCGGTAGATTGCACCGGGCACGGTGTTCCGGGTGCCTTTATGTCCATGATGGGAAATGACTTGCTAAATCAGGCAATTATTGAAAAACAAATTACTGATCCGGCTCTGGTATTAGCCAATATGAACCACAGCATACGGTTGGTTTTTAGGGAACAAAACCAGGTAGTTGAAACCCAACAAGGTATGGATGTAAGTTTAATGTGTCTGAATTTAAAAACCGGCCTTGTAAAATTTGCCGGTGCCATGCGACCTATTATGGCTATAATCAATAAGGAAATAAAGGAATGGGAAGGTGATAAGGCCTCCATTGGAAGATATACCGAAGAAAACTATTCCTTTTCTACGATCGAGTTTACCATACAAAAAGGAGATGTTTTGCTTTTGTTTTCGGATGGATATTGTGACCAATTTGGCGGACCAAAAGGAAAGAAATTCCTTACCACCCGTTTCAAAAATATTTTAACCAAACACCTCCACGACAGTCTGGAAATTTTGGGAGACAGCCTCTATGATGCGTTGGATGAATGGCAAGGCGACCTCAATCAGGTAGATGATATTTTGGTTCTTGGTTTTAAATATTAA
- a CDS encoding endonuclease/exonuclease/phosphatase family protein: protein MKFLKKALFIILIPVLAFGLYLVGNVLFAFITDFKPPVSESLELRGMPSKNLPDSVLSLLNWNIGYSGLGQKADFFYDGGTTVISPEADVNSYFQGIKNTILHADSIDFILLQEVDTLAKRSYKINQLTELGNHAKGYGYSFATNYDVKFVPKPFTEPLGKVVAGLMSLTKYFPKEITRYQYPGQFEFPTYLFFLDRCFLLYRYPLKNGKELLVINTHNSAYDNTGEMKKGELNMLKKFVTEEYAKGNYIIIGGDWNQCPPHFDPMKFNHGKTEAPYTPQVQDPSFLPSDWHWVADTTVPSNRNLITAYNAQKTFTTVIDYYLLSPNVEPLAVKTLDMQFAYSDHQPVYLKVKLK, encoded by the coding sequence ATGAAGTTTCTAAAAAAGGCTCTTTTTATTATCCTGATTCCTGTCCTGGCTTTCGGCCTTTACCTTGTTGGTAATGTTCTTTTTGCCTTCATTACCGATTTTAAACCCCCTGTGTCCGAATCGCTTGAATTACGAGGAATGCCCTCTAAAAACCTACCCGATTCCGTTCTATCCCTCCTTAATTGGAATATCGGCTACTCCGGCCTCGGTCAAAAAGCCGACTTCTTCTACGACGGTGGAACAACCGTCATTAGTCCCGAAGCCGATGTAAATTCCTACTTCCAAGGAATCAAAAACACCATACTCCATGCTGACTCCATCGATTTTATTCTGCTTCAGGAAGTAGATACTCTTGCCAAACGGTCCTATAAAATCAATCAGTTAACCGAATTAGGTAACCATGCCAAAGGTTATGGCTATTCCTTCGCCACTAATTATGATGTGAAATTTGTTCCCAAACCCTTTACAGAACCTTTGGGCAAAGTAGTCGCCGGACTTATGTCTCTTACCAAATATTTCCCAAAAGAAATTACCCGTTACCAATACCCCGGCCAATTCGAATTTCCTACCTACCTCTTCTTTCTCGACCGCTGTTTTTTACTTTATCGCTACCCACTCAAAAATGGAAAAGAACTTCTTGTAATCAATACCCATAACTCGGCTTATGACAATACCGGGGAAATGAAAAAAGGGGAATTAAATATGTTGAAAAAGTTTGTTACAGAAGAATATGCTAAAGGTAATTATATCATTATCGGGGGTGACTGGAACCAATGTCCTCCTCATTTCGATCCCATGAAATTCAACCATGGCAAAACCGAAGCGCCTTACACCCCGCAAGTTCAAGACCCTTCCTTCCTTCCTTCCGATTGGCATTGGGTTGCCGATACAACCGTTCCCTCTAACCGTAATCTAATTACTGCTTACAACGCCCAAAAAACATTTACAACCGTAATCGACTATTATTTGCTTTCGCCTAACGTGGAACCTTTGGCTGTTAAAACCTTGGATATGCAATTTGCCTACTCCGATCACCAACCGGTTTATCTAAAGGTGAAACTTAAATAA
- a CDS encoding MBOAT family protein: MLFNSIEFLFFFPIVTLLYFILPHKFRWLLLLIASCVFYAAFIPEYILILFATIIIDYFAGIQLGKNYSQSKKKSILLISLIANIGILAIFKYFNFFVDNYNQLFQFIGFNNFQRIPHWDLILPIGLSFHTFQAMSYTIEVYRGNQQPERHFGIYALYVMFYPQLVAGPIERPQNVLHQFHEHHFFNSTKFWNGIRLMLWGLFKKVVIADRLSIYVNQFYQNPDQSPALNLFMATLFFTIQIYCDFSGYSDMALGAAESMGFNLMINFKRPYQAGDIQEFWSRWHVSLSTWFRDYLYIPLGGNKKGEIRKYFNVAVVFILSGFWHGANWTFIVWGFLHAIGNSITMFWKSFKRPISIPILPQLATFSFVALAWIFFRADSLSNAWIILSKIGNINDYSFENLFPMVSGIQYGLKWHFLVFILIVFMYFLEKYTDERLYVFNKKPGFDLIFTILILTLSITLGVFNNSSFIYFQF, encoded by the coding sequence ATGCTATTTAATTCTATTGAGTTCCTGTTCTTTTTTCCAATTGTAACCCTACTCTATTTTATACTTCCTCATAAATTCCGCTGGCTTCTTCTACTTATTGCTAGTTGTGTTTTTTATGCAGCCTTTATTCCGGAATATATCCTCATTCTTTTTGCTACCATTATTATCGACTATTTTGCAGGAATTCAACTGGGCAAGAACTATTCCCAATCAAAAAAGAAAAGCATCCTTTTGATAAGCTTAATTGCTAATATCGGAATCCTGGCCATTTTCAAGTATTTTAATTTTTTTGTAGACAATTATAACCAGCTTTTTCAATTCATTGGTTTTAATAACTTTCAAAGAATACCTCATTGGGATCTGATTTTACCTATTGGCCTTTCCTTTCACACCTTCCAGGCCATGAGTTACACTATTGAGGTTTACCGCGGAAACCAACAACCAGAACGCCATTTCGGTATTTATGCCTTGTATGTTATGTTTTATCCTCAGTTGGTTGCCGGACCCATCGAAAGGCCCCAGAATGTTCTGCATCAATTCCATGAACATCATTTCTTTAATTCAACAAAATTTTGGAATGGTATACGTTTGATGCTTTGGGGTTTGTTTAAAAAAGTTGTTATTGCTGATCGTCTCTCTATTTATGTTAATCAGTTCTACCAAAATCCTGACCAATCTCCGGCATTAAATCTATTCATGGCTACCCTGTTTTTCACCATTCAAATTTATTGCGACTTTTCCGGCTACAGCGATATGGCTCTAGGAGCAGCCGAATCAATGGGTTTTAACCTGATGATAAACTTTAAAAGACCTTACCAGGCAGGAGATATTCAAGAGTTTTGGAGTCGCTGGCATGTTTCCCTTTCTACCTGGTTCAGAGATTACTTGTACATTCCTTTAGGTGGAAACAAAAAAGGTGAAATAAGAAAGTATTTCAATGTGGCGGTGGTTTTTATCCTCAGTGGATTTTGGCATGGCGCAAACTGGACCTTTATCGTTTGGGGCTTCCTCCATGCCATCGGAAATTCGATTACCATGTTTTGGAAATCTTTTAAACGACCTATCTCCATTCCTATTCTGCCTCAATTAGCTACTTTTAGTTTTGTTGCTCTGGCATGGATATTCTTTCGGGCAGATTCCCTCTCCAATGCATGGATTATTCTTTCTAAAATCGGTAACATTAATGACTATTCTTTTGAAAACCTTTTCCCAATGGTAAGTGGTATTCAATACGGCTTAAAATGGCACTTCCTGGTTTTTATTCTGATAGTATTTATGTATTTCCTCGAAAAATATACAGACGAAAGACTCTATGTTTTTAACAAAAAACCCGGGTTCGACTTAATCTTTACCATACTCATCCTAACCTTGAGCATAACCTTGGGAGTTTTTAATAACAGTTCTTTTATCTATTTCCAATTCTGA
- a CDS encoding plasmid pRiA4b ORF-3 family protein has translation MAIYKFRVLLEDEDNVYRDIEVKPSHSVWEFHQAIKMAFTFLDEPEAELYLSDNNWHELDFIAKVPEGQVDMKANPVLDKAMAGYVNDPHQRFIYKLFTYRNFTFFVELVKILPDDPKASYPRCVKVMGEPPRPVKPSLEPPPLELDESEMPRRRGRPVAGGPILITGEDDMLEPDMADLEGDDIAGLIDDANALDGIDLEGLEGMEGMTEGGEEGSSGGEFGEDEFGGGFGEEDENQDMGDFDFDSFSGGGSEEY, from the coding sequence ATGGCCATTTATAAGTTTAGAGTTCTCTTGGAAGATGAAGACAATGTGTATCGTGACATTGAGGTGAAACCATCGCATTCGGTTTGGGAATTCCATCAGGCAATAAAAATGGCATTTACCTTTTTGGATGAGCCGGAAGCGGAGCTTTATTTAAGTGATAACAACTGGCATGAATTGGATTTTATTGCCAAAGTTCCGGAAGGACAGGTAGATATGAAAGCGAATCCGGTATTGGATAAGGCTATGGCAGGATATGTAAATGATCCGCATCAACGCTTTATTTATAAGTTGTTTACTTATCGGAATTTTACCTTCTTTGTTGAATTGGTGAAAATTTTACCCGATGATCCAAAGGCTTCTTATCCGCGTTGTGTAAAAGTAATGGGCGAACCTCCAAGGCCTGTAAAACCTAGTTTAGAACCACCACCTTTGGAGTTGGATGAAAGTGAAATGCCAAGGCGAAGGGGCAGACCGGTTGCAGGTGGGCCTATTCTAATTACCGGTGAGGACGATATGCTGGAACCTGATATGGCCGATTTGGAAGGAGATGATATTGCCGGATTAATTGATGATGCCAATGCCTTGGATGGAATTGATTTAGAAGGATTAGAAGGAATGGAAGGAATGACGGAAGGGGGAGAAGAAGGTAGTTCGGGAGGAGAATTTGGTGAAGATGAATTTGGTGGAGGCTTTGGTGAAGAGGATGAAAACCAGGATATGGGAGATTTTGATTTTGACAGTTTCTCCGGAGGAGGTTCGGAAGAATATTAG
- a CDS encoding ABC transporter ATPase, protein MKSFAELSPLSRVWVYQCDRNLSDSETEQIRLLAAAFVSNWTAHGDMLNASADVFFNRFVVIAADESQVMASGCSIDKSVGFIKDLEKHFNINLLDRLNIAYLDQEEVKTIRMHQVSEAIENGIINPDTLIFNNLVKTINELKTLWRIPLKQSWLGAQIPGLASPNLV, encoded by the coding sequence ATGAAATCCTTCGCCGAACTTTCTCCGCTTTCTAGAGTGTGGGTCTACCAATGCGACCGCAACCTTTCCGATTCTGAAACCGAACAAATTCGCCTCCTAGCCGCCGCTTTTGTTTCCAATTGGACTGCCCATGGAGACATGTTAAACGCTTCAGCCGACGTGTTTTTCAACCGCTTCGTAGTAATTGCTGCCGATGAAAGTCAAGTAATGGCATCGGGTTGTAGCATCGATAAATCAGTGGGTTTCATCAAAGACCTGGAAAAGCACTTTAACATCAACCTGCTCGACCGCCTCAACATAGCCTACCTCGATCAGGAAGAAGTAAAAACCATCCGTATGCACCAGGTGTCTGAAGCAATCGAAAACGGCATAATCAATCCCGACACCCTCATTTTCAATAACTTAGTAAAAACTATTAACGAATTAAAAACCCTGTGGCGTATCCCATTGAAACAGTCCTGGTTGGGCGCTCAAATTCCGGGTTTAGCTTCACCTAACCTGGTTTAG